A section of the Candidatus Hydrogenedentota bacterium genome encodes:
- a CDS encoding Fe-Mn family superoxide dismutase, which yields MTNTRRDFIKTAGGITVAGAALTGGLTASPEAAAQTSEKGKLTEHTLPPLPYAYDALEPVISAEIMTLHHDKHHAAYVKGLNAAETALAKARAAGDYAMVQHWSRQAAFNGGGHYLHSLFWKVMAPPGAGGGGEPGGALADKIAEDFGSFADFKAHFSAAARSVEGSGWGLLHYRREDNRLLVLQAENQQKLSPWGSTPILGVDVWEHAYYLDYKNDRGAYVDAWWGVANWAQVAATFERLHEGA from the coding sequence ATGACAAATACACGGCGTGACTTTATAAAGACTGCTGGAGGGATAACGGTTGCGGGGGCGGCGCTCACTGGCGGCCTGACGGCTTCCCCTGAGGCGGCGGCGCAAACTTCCGAAAAGGGGAAACTCACGGAACACACGCTTCCGCCCCTGCCGTATGCCTATGATGCGCTGGAACCCGTGATTAGCGCGGAGATCATGACCTTGCACCACGACAAACATCATGCGGCGTATGTGAAAGGCCTTAACGCGGCTGAGACGGCGCTGGCCAAGGCACGCGCCGCAGGCGACTATGCGATGGTACAGCATTGGTCCCGTCAAGCGGCATTCAACGGAGGCGGCCACTATCTGCATTCGCTTTTCTGGAAGGTAATGGCGCCCCCGGGAGCGGGAGGAGGAGGAGAACCCGGTGGCGCACTGGCGGACAAGATCGCCGAAGACTTTGGGAGTTTCGCCGATTTCAAGGCCCACTTTTCCGCGGCAGCCAGGAGCGTCGAAGGAAGCGGATGGGGACTCCTGCACTATCGCCGTGAGGACAACCGTCTCCTGGTGTTGCAGGCAGAGAATCAGCAGAAGCTCTCGCCCTGGGGCAGCACGCCTATTCTCGGCGTGGACGTTTGGGAACACGCATATTACCTTGACTACAAGAATGACCGGGGGGCGTATGTCGATGCATGGTGGGGTGTCGCGAATTGGGCTCAGGTAGCCGCCACATTCGAGCGTCTTCACGAAGGCGCATGA